The genomic window CCTCTGGATCATATTATAGGTGATCTTAACAACACTGGTGTATGAGAAACAACAGAGGTTAAGAATCATGATGAAAATGCATGGACTTGGAGATGTTCCTTACTGGATAGTTTCATACACTTATTTTCTCTTGATATCGATTCTCTACATGTTGTGCTTTGCGATATTCGGTTCACTCATCGGTAATAATAGCAAAACCTTGCTAATGTATTTTTATGTTCTTTCTCAGTTCTTGAtgcttttactttttctaCAGGGTTAAACTTCTTTAGGCTTAATGACTATAGTATCCAacttgtgttcttcttcatatgCATAAATCTTCAAATATCAGTCGCCTTTTTAGCATCTGCAATGTTTTCAGATGTTAAAACTGCTACAGGTACTGTACCATCACGGCTTTGGTTCaagatttgttaaaatgaTAGTCACAGTTGTTACATTTTCATTTGAGAGTTTCAGTTATAGCATACATATATGTCTTTGGAACCGGGCTTCTAGGAATCTTTCTTTTCCAATTCTTCTTGGAAGATCCTCTCTTCCCAAGTAAGTTCTTAAAACCGAATCAAAAGTTTTGCTAGATTTATTATGATTCATGTGATTTTTCTCTAGGAGGATGGATAATAGCAATGGAGTTATACCCTGGATTTTCTTTATACCGCGGGCTATATGAGTTATCACAATCTGCGTTTGCGGGTGATTACCGCGGGATTGATGGAATGAAATGGAGAGATTTTGGTAATGGAATGAAAGAAGTGACCTGTATCATGCTCATTGAGTGGCTGTTACTGCTTGGTTTAGCATATTACATTGATCAAATCATTTACTCCAGGAAACATCCATTGTTCTTCCTCCTACAAAGCACTtccaagaagaaacaacactTCTCTGACAACAAAATATCCAAAGTTGTTGTAGAGATGGAAAAGCCAGATGTGTGTCGAGAGGTaatgaaaaatacaatatGAAGATAAGTTTCATTATTGACAAGGCTAAGTAAGATTTGCATGCATCTTTTTTGGTGTCAGAGGGAGAAAGTAGAGCAGTGTCTACTTAAATCAACTAGAGACTCTGCGGTTTTATGCAATAATCTCAAGAAGGTGTACTCGGGTAAGGACGGTAATCCTCAGAAGCTCGCGGTTAGAGGATTATCTCTTGCTTTACCTCAAGGAGAATGCTTTGGCATGCTTGGTCCTAATGGAGCAGGCAAAACCTCTTTCATCAACATGGTCCGTATAAACAATATCATACCTATTGATCTTTTGTCTAATGAGTCAATCCTCAATCTTCTAGTCAACCTCTTTGACATTCTAATGTTCTGTGTAGATGACAGGAATCATCAAACCATCGTCTGGCACAGCATTTGTCCAAGGTCTTGACATACTAACCGATATGGACCGGATATATACAACAATTGGAGTCTGTCCACAACATGAGTAATCTATAAATATAacaatctctgtttctttctttactttaAGGCTGCCTTGTTTCTTAGTCCATTACTCCATTTCATTGAAATTTCTGCAGTCTTCTGTGGGAGAAGTTGAGTGGAAGGGAACATCTACTGTTCTATGGAAGGCTCAAGAATCTCAAAGGTTCTGTCTTAACACAAGTAAGtgtttgttttaacttttaacgtGGTCGGTTTGTGAATGGCTTATGCAAAAACTGATGAGTTTTTAGGCTGTCGAAGAGTCGCTTCGCAGTGTCAACCTTTTCCATGGAGGGATTGGTGACAAACAAGTCAGTAAATACAGTGGAGGGATGAAGAGACGGCTCAGCGTCGCTATTTCTCTTATAGGAAGCCCCAAAGTAACTTGAAACATCTCTTGGTATCTATGTTCTATGATATGTAATAAGCCTAATTTGAGGAAATTTGTCAAGGTTGTTTACATGGATGAGCCAAGTACCGGGCTAGATCCAGCCTCGAGGAAGAGCTTATGGGATGTAGTGAAACGGGCTAAGCGAAAAGGGGCGATAATACTCACCAGTAGAGTCTTCTAAGCATCTTATCTCCTTTTTGTTCTGCCTTATAATGTTTTCATACACAAGAAAACTTCAGCTTTGGTCTTATGCTTCAGCACATTCAATGGAAGAAGCTGAAATTTTGTGTGACCGTATAGGAATTTTCGTCGATGGTAGTTTGCAATGCATTGGCAATCCAAAGGAGGTAAAACTACAATACACCTTATACTCAATCGTTAGAAACAGAGTATAACAGTATGAACTTGAGCCAATATTAACTGAAACATTAATGACAGTTGAAGAGTCGATATGGAGGATCCTATGTATTGACTGTGACAACCTCGGAGGAACATGAGAAAGAAGTAGAGCAATTAGTGCATAACATCTCTACGAATGCAAAGAAGATATATCGAACCGCGGGGACTCAGAAGTTTGAGCTGCCAAAGCAAGAGGTGAAGATTGGTGAGGTGTTTAAGGCTTTGGAGAAGGCGAAGACAATGTTTCCAGTAGTTGCTTGGGGACTTGCAGACACAACTCTTGAAGATGTCTTTATAAAGGTTGCTCAAACTTCTTAACTAACAACTCTTTTGAATGATTCCTTCAGATCAATCTCAATCTTTTCTATATCTTATGTCAAGCTCAAAATCACAAACTATATTTCATATAACTCTCTCTAGCCACTTATGCTCTTaagaaaatcatttatttCCGTAAATAGTTAATACGAGCTTTCGAGTCTAAAAAGGGAAACAATGGATAGACTTCATTTAGACGTAATTTTATTCCACAAATAATAAAGAGTCTCTTAATCTTATCCCTTTATTCTCGCTTTCTTTACTCTGCTTTTGCTCCTATCCTATTCCTATGCTTTGTCTATTCTTAC from Arabidopsis thaliana chromosome 3, partial sequence includes these protein-coding regions:
- the ABCA8 gene encoding ABC2 homolog 7 — encoded protein: MVNKFFLLLVLMGNMYSNSSGFDGDLAYYVLGSSSFPAYTNHMDSAFISDLPIYNIQHECSPNSSFSILIHQSPLAFPKEVNCVQGLNLWRNSSSDVNNELFKGYRKGNPDKKINEFAGAFDFQNTNGNNLNVSVWYNSTYKNDTVVRPMALIRVPRLVNLASNAYLEFLKGSETKILFEYVKEMPKPETKLSLDIASLIGPLFFTWVILLLFPVILTTLVYEKQQRLRIMMKMHGLGDVPYWIVSYTYFLLISILYMLCFAIFGSLIGLNFFRLNDYSIQLVFFFICINLQISVAFLASAMFSDVKTATVIAYIYVFGTGLLGIFLFQFFLEDPLFPRGWIIAMELYPGFSLYRGLYELSQSAFAGDYRGIDGMKWRDFGNGMKEVTCIMLIEWLLLLGLAYYIDQIIYSRKHPLFFLLQSTSKKKQHFSDNKISKVVVEMEKPDVCREREKVEQCLLKSTRDSAVLCNNLKKVYSGKDGNPQKLAVRGLSLALPQGECFGMLGPNGAGKTSFINMMTGIIKPSSGTAFVQGLDILTDMDRIYTTIGVCPQHDLLWEKLSGREHLLFYGRLKNLKGSVLTQAVEESLRSVNLFHGGIGDKQVSKYSGGMKRRLSVAISLIGSPKVVYMDEPSTGLDPASRKSLWDVVKRAKRKGAIILTSRVF
- the ABCA8 gene encoding ABC2 homolog 7, yielding MADSSPASFLTQADALLRKNLVFQKRNIWSNIRLITIPFFLCLLLLVIQMLFDTQFNDVHGQCGCNEKTCGLRYSTSEQAAFCAIPNPPQWTPLLQIPAPEYRAAIPYPSHTSPATFLFTGNNQSLGNILMGNMYSNSSGFDGDLAYYVLGSSSFPAYTNHMDSAFISDLPIYNIQHECSPNSSFSILIHQSPLAFPKEVNCVQGLNLWRNSSSDVNNELFKGYRKGNPDKKINEFAGAFDFQNTNGNNLNVSVWYNSTYKNDTVVRPMALIRVPRLVNLASNAYLEFLKGSETKILFEYVKEMPKPETKLSLDIASLIGPLFFTWVILLLFPVILTTLVYEKQQRLRIMMKMHGLGDVPYWIVSYTYFLLISILYMLCFAIFGSLIGLNFFRLNDYSIQLVFFFICINLQISVAFLASAMFSDVKTATVIAYIYVFGTGLLGIFLFQFFLEDPLFPRGWIIAMELYPGFSLYRGLYELSQSAFAGDYRGIDGMKWRDFGNGMKEVTCIMLIEWLLLLGLAYYIDQIIYSRKHPLFFLLQSTSKKKQHFSDNKISKVVVEMEKPDVCREREKVEQCLLKSTRDSAVLCNNLKKVYSGKDGNPQKLAVRGLSLALPQGECFGMLGPNGAGKTSFINMMTGIIKPSSGTAFVQGLDILTDMDRIYTTIGVCPQHDLLWEKLSGREHLLFYGRLKNLKGSVLTQAVEESLRSVNLFHGGIGDKQVSKYSGGMKRRLSVAISLIGSPKVVYMDEPSTGLDPASRKSLWDVVKRAKRKGAIILTSRVF
- the ABCA8 gene encoding ABC2 homolog 7 (ABC2 homolog 7 (ATH7); FUNCTIONS IN: ATPase activity, coupled to transmembrane movement of substances, transporter activity; INVOLVED IN: N-terminal protein myristoylation; CONTAINS InterPro DOMAIN/s: ATPase, AAA+ type, core (InterPro:IPR003593), ABC transporter-like (InterPro:IPR003439), ABC transporter, conserved site (InterPro:IPR017871); BEST Arabidopsis thaliana protein match is: ABC2 homolog 2 (TAIR:AT3G47740.1); Has 30201 Blast hits to 17322 proteins in 780 species: Archae - 12; Bacteria - 1396; Metazoa - 17338; Fungi - 3422; Plants - 5037; Viruses - 0; Other Eukaryotes - 2996 (source: NCBI BLink).); this translates as MADSSPASFLTQADALLRKNLVFQKRNIWSNIRLITIPFFLCLLLLVIQMLFDTQFNDVHGQCGCNEKTCGLRYSTSEQAAFCAIPNPPQWTPLLQIPAPEYRAAIPYPSHTSPATFLFTGNNQSLGNILMGNMYSNSSGFDGDLAYYVLGSSSFPAYTNHMDSAFISDLPIYNIQHECSPNSSFSILIHQSPLAFPKEVNCVQGLNLWRNSSSDVNNELFKGYRKGNPDKKINEFAGAFDFQNTNGNNLNVSVWYNSTYKNDTVVRPMALIRVPRLVNLASNAYLEFLKGSETKILFEYVKEMPKPETKLSLDIASLIGPLFFTWVILLLFPVILTTLVYEKQQRLRIMMKMHGLGDVPYWIVSYTYFLLISILYMLCFAIFGSLIGLNFFRLNDYSIQLVFFFICINLQISVAFLASAMFSDVKTATVIAYIYVFGTGLLGIFLFQFFLEDPLFPRGWIIAMELYPGFSLYRGLYELSQSAFAGDYRGIDGMKWRDFGNGMKEVTCIMLIEWLLLLGLAYYIDQIIYSRKHPLFFLLQSTSKKKQHFSDNKISKVVVEMEKPDVCREREKVEQCLLKSTRDSAVLCNNLKKVYSGKDGNPQKLAVRGLSLALPQGECFGMLGPNGAGKTSFINMMTGIIKPSSGTAFVQGLDILTDMDRIYTTIGVCPQHDLLWEKLSGREHLLFYGRLKNLKGSVLTQAVEESLRSVNLFHGGIGDKQVSKYSGGMKRRLSVAISLIGSPKVVYMDEPSTGLDPASRKSLWDVVKRAKRKGAIILTTHSMEEAEILCDRIGIFVDGSLQCIGNPKELKSRYGGSYVLTVTTSEEHEKEVEQLVHNISTNAKKIYRTAGTQKFELPKQEVKIGEVFKALEKAKTMFPVVAWGLADTTLEDVFIKVAQTS